From a region of the Sesamum indicum cultivar Zhongzhi No. 13 linkage group LG3, S_indicum_v1.0, whole genome shotgun sequence genome:
- the LOC105157948 gene encoding probable xyloglucan 6-xylosyltransferase 5 (The sequence of the model RefSeq protein was modified relative to this genomic sequence to represent the inferred CDS: added 34 bases not found in genome assembly): MLNRYTALTLIFCFLEKLFVFELMGSESTFSAQKRNTGVLPTTTATAARGRAASTLPRGRQMNKTYNNVKITILCGFVTILVFRGTIGISNLVSTEAEAENQHLIEETKRILAEIRSDPTDPNEGLEEYLELNATFRLGPRISTWDKDRKVWLRKNPKFPNYVNGRPRILLVTGSRPNPCDNAVGDHYLLKALKNKIDYCRIHGIEIVYNMAHLDKEMAGYWAKLPLLRRLMLSHPEVEWIWWMDSDAFFTDMVFRIPVMKYRDYNMVIHGYQDLLFNQKSWIALNTGSFLFRNCQWSLDLLDSWAPMGPKGPIRDEAGKILTANLKGRPTFEADDQSALIYLLITQKDQWMNKVFVENSFYLHGFWEGLVDRYEEMIEKYHPGLGDERWPFVTHFVGCKPCGSYGDYPVERCLKSMQRAFNLADNQVLNLYGFRHRGLVSPNIKRIRNETVPPLVNVDQFDIRHMVNQGSGYRS, from the coding sequence TCTGTTTCTTGGAGAAATTGTTTGTGTTTGAGCTGATGGGCTCGGAGAGCACGTTTTCTGCTCAGAAGCGCAACACCGGCGTGCTCCCGACGACGACAGCCACCGCAGCACGTGGTCGTGCGGCGTCGACCCTCCCCCGGGGGCGGCAGATGAATAAGACCTATAACAACGTTAAGATCACCATTCTCTGCGGCTTCGTCACTATCCTCGTATTCCGGGGTACCATAGGCATCAGCAACCTTGTGTCCACCGAAGCCGAAGCTGAGAACCAGCATCTCATTGAGGAGACGAAACGGATTCTGGCGGAGATCCGATCCGACCCGACGGACCCGAATGAGGGGCTCGAAGAATATCTCGAGTTGAATGCTACTTTCAGGCTGGGGCCTAGAATTAGTACGTGGGACAAAGATCGTAAGGTATGGCTTCGGAAGAACCCGAAGTTCCCGAATTATGTTAATGGCAGACCTAGGATTTTGCTTGTGACTGGGTCGCGGCCTAACCCGTGTGATAATGCGGTTGGGGATCATTATTTGTTGAAAGCTCTGAAGAATAAGATTGATTACTGTAGAATTCATGGGATTGAGATTGTTTATAATATGGCTCATTTAGATAAGGAAATGGCGGGATATTGGGCCAAGTTGCCATTGCTTCGTCGCTTGATGTTGTCTCATCCTGAAGTGGAGTGGATATGGTGGATGGATAGTGATGCTTTTTTCACTGATATGGTGTTTCGGATACCTGTTATGAAGTATAGGGATTATAATATGGTTATACATGGGTATCAAGATTTGTTGTTCAATCAGAAGTCGTGGATTGCATTGAACACAGGTAGTTTCTTGTTTCGGAACTGCCAGTGGTCGTTGGATTTGTTGGATTCTTGGGCACCTATGGGGCCGAAGGGTCCGATTCGTGATGAGGCTGGGAAGATTTTGACTGCTAATTTGAAGGGCCGGCCGACATTTGAGGCAGACGATCAGTCTGCATTGATATATTTGCTGATTACGCAGAAGGATCAATGGATGAACAAGGTTTTTGTCGAGAACTCGTTTTATTTGCATGGGTTTTGGGAGGGGCTGGTGGATCGCTATGAGGAGATGATTGAGAAGTATCATCCGGGCTTGGGTGATGAGAGGTGGCCGTTTGTGACCCATTTTGTTGGTTGCAAGCCCTGCGGGAGTTATGGGGATTACCCAGTTGAGAGGTGTTTGAAGAGCATGCAGAGAGCTTTCAACCTTGCCGATAATCAAGTTCTGAACTTGTATGGGTTTAGGCATAGGGGCTTGGTGAGCCCAAATATTAAGAGGATCAGAAATGAAACTGTTCCGCCGTTGGTAAATGTAGATCAGTTTGATATTCGACATATGGTGAACCAAGGCAGTGGATATAGGAGCTAG